Proteins encoded together in one candidate division WOR-1 bacterium RIFOXYB2_FULL_36_35 window:
- a CDS encoding ADP-glyceromanno-heptose 6-epimerase — MIILTGGAGFIGSCFLSKLNYEGEKEIIVVDHLGYTSKWNNLTGKSFLDYFEKDEFLDKLDKFRPHKKMKAIFHIGACSSTMETDASYLIENNYEYSKKLAMWAFDNNVPFYYASSAATYGDGRFGYSDEDENTLRLLPLNMYGYSKHLFDLWLLKNKLLDKVVGFKYFNVFGPNEYHKGEMRSLVVKAYHQIKKDRKIKLFKSYRPEYKDGEQQRDFIYIKDVVNLMYHFYAESNVRGIFNVGTGRARTWNDLANAVFSALEIPTQIEYIDMPEIMREKYQYFTQADLSKMREKDISISFASLENSVADYVKNYLEKNSAFLA; from the coding sequence GTGATTATTTTGACCGGTGGGGCGGGTTTTATAGGAAGCTGCTTTCTTTCAAAGCTTAATTACGAGGGAGAAAAAGAGATAATAGTTGTTGACCATTTGGGTTATACTTCAAAATGGAACAATTTGACCGGAAAATCTTTTTTGGATTATTTTGAAAAAGATGAGTTTCTAGATAAACTTGATAAATTTAGGCCGCATAAAAAAATGAAAGCTATTTTTCATATCGGTGCGTGCTCTTCTACCATGGAAACGGATGCTTCTTATCTTATAGAAAACAATTATGAATACTCTAAAAAGCTTGCAATGTGGGCATTTGACAATAACGTCCCTTTTTATTACGCTAGTTCGGCTGCAACCTATGGGGATGGAAGGTTTGGTTATTCAGATGAGGATGAAAATACTTTAAGGCTTTTGCCTCTTAATATGTATGGGTATTCTAAGCATCTTTTTGATTTGTGGTTATTGAAAAATAAATTGCTGGATAAAGTTGTAGGGTTTAAATATTTTAATGTGTTTGGGCCTAATGAATACCATAAAGGAGAGATGAGAAGCCTTGTTGTAAAAGCATATCATCAAATTAAAAAAGACCGGAAAATAAAGCTTTTTAAATCTTATAGACCGGAATATAAAGATGGTGAACAGCAAAGAGATTTTATTTATATTAAAGATGTAGTCAATCTTATGTATCATTTTTATGCTGAGTCAAATGTTAGAGGCATATTTAATGTCGGCACAGGAAGGGCGAGGACATGGAACGATCTTGCCAATGCTGTTTTTTCAGCCTTGGAAATTCCAACGCAAATTGAATATATTGATATGCCGGAAATAATGAGAGAAAAATATCAATATTTTACACAAGCTGATTTATCGAAAATGCGAGAAAAGGATATTAGTATTTCGTTTGCCTCTCTTGAAAATTCAGTTGCCGATTACGTGAAAAATTACCTCGAAAAGAATTCCGCTTTTTTGGCATAA